Below is a genomic region from Acidimicrobiales bacterium.
GGGTGCCACGCAGCACCTGGTCGGCATGAAGGGCTCGAAGAACATCATCGCGATCAACAAGGACCCCGAGGCCCCCATCTTCTCGGTGGCCGACCTCGGCATCGTGGGCGACGTCCACAAGGTCCTCCCCAAGCTGGTCGAAGCCCTCAAGTCCCGCTGACGCTCCACGTCGGCGTCGTCGGCCCGGACGGCCCGCTACGAGCGATCGTGGCGGGCCGCCTGCAGTCCCTCGCCGGCGACGAGGCGGCCGTCCGCGAGCTGGCGGCACCATCGTTCGCGCACCTGCTGGTGGGCGTCGGACACGTCGATCCGGCCAGGGTCGACGTCCGCATCGAGCCGGGCGACGTCGACGAGCTGTGGGCGCGGCGGCTGGCACCGTTCGCGGCGAACCTGCGCGCCGGTCGGCGGGCGCCTCGCCGGCGCCAGGCAGTGCTGTCCCCGCCCGACCCGACCTGGCCGGCCCAGGCGGCGCGGCTGATCGCCCGCCTCGTGGCCGTCGTCGGCGACCCGGTGGTCCGGATCGACCACATCGGGTCGACGTCGGTGCCCGGCCTGCCGGCCAAGGACCTCGTCGACATCCAGGTCGTCGTGGCGGACCTCGACATGGGGCGCCGAGTGGCCCGGCGAGCGCCGGAGGCCGGGTTCGTCCACGTCGCCGGAGAGTGGTTCGGCGAGGACCGGAACGGCGACGAGCACCCCGAGGAGGTGCTGGTCGACGCCGACCCGGGGCGACCGGTCAACGTCAACGTCCGGCCGCTGACCGGCCCGGTCTGGCGCGAGGCGCTGCGGTTCCGCGACTGGCTGCGGACGCACCCCGACGAGCGCGACGCCTACGCGGCCATGAAGCAGGCACTCGCCGGGACCACCACCGACGTCGATGCCTACAGCACCGGCAAGATGCCCTGGATCCGGGCCGCGTTGCGGCGGGCCGAGCGCTAGCTGCTGAACGTGTCGCAGTCTTCGCTGCGGCCGGACTGGAAGCCGGCGTCGAACCAGCGTTGGCGTTGGGTGGAGGAGCCGTGGGTCCAGGTCTCGGGGTTGACGGACATGCCGGCCTGGGCCTGGATGCGGTCGTCGCCGACGCCCTGGGCGGCCGCCAGGCCCTCCTCGATGTCGCCGGCCTCCAGATCGCCCCGGGCGTACACGGAGTGGGCCCACACGCCCGCCAGGCAGTCGGCCTGCAGCTCCAGCTTCACCGACCACTCGTTGGCCTCCGCCTGCGAGCCCGCGGACTGCTCCTCCTGGCGCACCTCGTCGCTGATCCCCAGCAGGTTCTGCACGTGGTGGCCGATCTCGTGGGCGATCACGTACGCCTGGGCGAAGTCGCCGGGGGCGCCGAAGCGGCTGCTGAGCTCCCGGAAGAAGTCGAGGTCGATGTACACCTCCTTGTCGGCCGGGCAGTAGAAGGGCCCGACGGCCGAGGTCGCCGGCCCGCAGCCGGTCTGCACCTGGCCCGTGAACATGTTCACGCGGGCGTATTCGTACTGCCGGCCCGACTGCTGGAACTCGTCGTCCCACAGCGCCTGCACGTCCTCGGTGAGGAACGTGACGAACTCCGACTCCTCGGTCGGCGGCGCGGCGGTGCCGCTCGGCTCTGCGGCCGGCACGGCGCCCCCGAGCTGGCCGAGGACGTCACCGACGTTGCCGCCTCCTCCGCCGCCGAGCACGTTGAGCAGCAGGACGACGAGCCCGATGAGCCCACCGCCCGCCGCCGCGCCCATCCCCAGCCGGCCGCCG
It encodes:
- a CDS encoding GrpB family protein, which codes for MAGRLQSLAGDEAAVRELAAPSFAHLLVGVGHVDPARVDVRIEPGDVDELWARRLAPFAANLRAGRRAPRRRQAVLSPPDPTWPAQAARLIARLVAVVGDPVVRIDHIGSTSVPGLPAKDLVDIQVVVADLDMGRRVARRAPEAGFVHVAGEWFGEDRNGDEHPEEVLVDADPGRPVNVNVRPLTGPVWREALRFRDWLRTHPDERDAYAAMKQALAGTTTDVDAYSTGKMPWIRAALRRAER
- a CDS encoding neutral zinc metallopeptidase, whose translation is MKWKRTQSDHVDDMRGMSGGRLGMGAAAGGGLIGLVVLLLNVLGGGGGGNVGDVLGQLGGAVPAAEPSGTAAPPTEESEFVTFLTEDVQALWDDEFQQSGRQYEYARVNMFTGQVQTGCGPATSAVGPFYCPADKEVYIDLDFFRELSSRFGAPGDFAQAYVIAHEIGHHVQNLLGISDEVRQEEQSAGSQAEANEWSVKLELQADCLAGVWAHSVYARGDLEAGDIEEGLAAAQGVGDDRIQAQAGMSVNPETWTHGSSTQRQRWFDAGFQSGRSEDCDTFSS